The following proteins are co-located in the Macadamia integrifolia cultivar HAES 741 chromosome 3, SCU_Mint_v3, whole genome shotgun sequence genome:
- the LOC122073285 gene encoding uncharacterized protein LOC122073285 isoform X2 — translation MGSKITDVVSERRLPLLIVSLAFPANSSEPEHNLRSRGNLFPIRRADEEPVDPKKYLEETCKPKCVKPLLEYQISILLFLHFMLFELCD, via the exons atgggcTCTAAAATCACTGATGTGGTAAGTGAAAGAAGACTTCCCCTACTCATTGTTTCATTAGCCTTTCCTGCGAACTCCTCGGAGCCAGAGCATAATCTCCGAAGCCGCGGAAATCTGTTTCCGATCAGAAG GGCGGATGAAGAACCTGTTGATCCGAAGAAATATCTTGAAGAGACTTGCAAGCCAAAGTGTGTGAAACCTCTTCTTGAATATCAG ATTTCAATACTTCTGTTTCTCCATTTCATGTTGTTTGAACTGTGTGATTAG